One Streptomyces sp. SAI-135 DNA segment encodes these proteins:
- a CDS encoding zinc-binding dehydrogenase: MRRVRYRSTGGPLFLEEVPAPEPGPGELLVRCEAIGVTLPVVRKVTEAAQPVPLGGELAGEVVTAGAGVTRFRSGDRVTGLCFGHGYADFALLHESMASPVPDGASAVDAVALVRSGLVALGALAAARPEPGETALVTAAASGVGHLAVQLARIRGASRVVGAVSGPAKAEFVRSLGADATVLYQNGSWGEPVDYVLDAVGGELLGPALAAVAPGGRLVAYSSGGGTIQAYDLLVGAKSVTGFQMARIARERPQLYERWRRELWEMFLDGTLRPVVHGQFPLADAAKAHGVIEARRNLGKVVLHP, translated from the coding sequence ATGCGTCGCGTCCGGTACCGGTCCACGGGTGGCCCGCTGTTCCTGGAGGAGGTGCCAGCCCCCGAGCCGGGCCCGGGCGAGCTGCTCGTGCGCTGTGAGGCGATCGGTGTCACGCTCCCCGTCGTCCGCAAGGTGACGGAGGCCGCGCAGCCCGTGCCGCTCGGCGGCGAGCTCGCCGGCGAGGTGGTGACCGCCGGTGCCGGGGTCACCCGCTTCCGGTCGGGTGACCGCGTCACGGGGCTGTGCTTCGGTCATGGTTACGCCGACTTCGCGCTGCTGCACGAGTCCATGGCCTCGCCGGTCCCCGACGGCGCCTCGGCCGTCGACGCGGTCGCCCTGGTGCGCAGCGGGCTCGTCGCGCTCGGCGCACTGGCGGCGGCCCGGCCCGAACCGGGAGAGACGGCACTGGTCACGGCGGCGGCGAGCGGGGTCGGCCACCTCGCCGTGCAGCTCGCTCGGATCCGCGGCGCCTCCCGGGTGGTGGGCGCGGTGTCCGGCCCGGCCAAGGCGGAGTTCGTTCGCTCCCTCGGCGCCGACGCCACCGTCCTTTACCAGAACGGGAGTTGGGGGGAACCCGTCGACTACGTCCTGGACGCGGTCGGCGGTGAGCTGCTCGGCCCGGCGCTCGCCGCCGTGGCCCCGGGCGGGCGGCTGGTGGCGTACAGCTCGGGCGGCGGGACCATCCAGGCGTACGACCTGCTCGTCGGCGCCAAGTCCGTCACCGGCTTCCAGATGGCGCGGATCGCCCGCGAACGGCCGCAGTTGTACGAGCGGTGGCGACGGGAGCTGTGGGAGATGTTCCTGGACGGCACCCTGCGGCCCGTCGTGCACGGGCAGTTCCCGCTGGCGGACGCGGCGAAGGCGCACGGGGTGATCGAGGCGCGGCGCAACCTCGGGAAGGTCGTACTCCATCCGTGA
- a CDS encoding isochorismatase family protein, with the protein MTGPLALDPARSALVLVDLMDRIVALPLEPRKGTEVLAVAEELASAFRAAGAPVVLVRVERPGVADQPPGSGLVPGLARHGDIEIVKRTIGAFQGTGLEARLRELGVTTLVFGGIATNLGVESTARAALDLGHDLVFVEDAMTAFTAAEHEASVRLDFPRLGTVVTADQVRFVAG; encoded by the coding sequence ATGACCGGACCCCTCGCGCTCGATCCCGCGCGCAGCGCCCTCGTACTCGTCGATCTGATGGACCGGATCGTCGCGCTGCCTCTGGAACCCCGCAAAGGCACCGAAGTCCTCGCCGTGGCCGAGGAGTTGGCGTCCGCTTTCCGTGCGGCCGGGGCACCCGTCGTGCTCGTGCGCGTCGAACGGCCCGGCGTCGCCGACCAGCCACCCGGCAGCGGCCTGGTGCCCGGCCTCGCCCGCCACGGCGACATCGAGATCGTGAAGCGGACCATCGGCGCCTTCCAGGGGACCGGTCTGGAGGCGCGCCTTCGCGAACTCGGGGTCACCACCCTCGTGTTCGGCGGGATCGCCACCAACCTCGGCGTCGAGTCCACCGCCCGGGCCGCCCTGGACCTCGGCCACGACCTCGTCTTCGTCGAGGACGCCATGACCGCCTTCACCGCCGCCGAGCACGAAGCCTCGGTACGGCTCGACTTCCCGCGCCTGGGCACGGTGGTGACGGCGGACCAGGTGCGCTTCGTGGCGGGGTGA
- the fdhD gene encoding formate dehydrogenase accessory sulfurtransferase FdhD codes for MGRVTERRKVIRIRDGAISSRPDTLVAEEPLEIRLNGKPLAITMRTPGDDFALAAGFLVSEGVLARQSDLQNIVYCAGATSDGTNTYNVVDVKTAPGVTVPDITLERNVYTTSSCGLCGKASLDAVRTTTHHPLHDTPPLHIDPDLLATLPDQLRAAQRVFDRTGGLHAAALFSPTGDLLDIREDVGRHNAVDKLIGRALQNGNLPLSSTILLVSGRASFELAQKAVMAGIPLLAAVSAPSSLAVDLATETGLTLVGFLRGHSMNVYAGEHRLALEASTARG; via the coding sequence ATGGGACGAGTCACGGAACGACGCAAGGTGATCCGCATCCGCGACGGGGCCATCTCCTCCCGCCCCGACACCCTGGTCGCCGAAGAGCCACTCGAGATCCGCCTCAACGGCAAACCCCTCGCCATCACCATGCGCACCCCCGGCGACGACTTCGCCCTCGCCGCCGGTTTCCTCGTCAGCGAAGGCGTCCTCGCCCGGCAGAGCGACCTGCAGAACATCGTCTACTGCGCCGGCGCCACCAGCGACGGCACCAACACCTACAACGTCGTCGACGTCAAGACCGCCCCCGGCGTGACCGTCCCCGACATCACCCTCGAACGCAACGTCTACACCACCAGCTCCTGCGGCCTGTGCGGCAAAGCCAGCCTCGACGCCGTCCGCACCACCACCCACCATCCCCTCCACGACACACCCCCCCTGCACATCGACCCCGACCTCCTCGCCACCCTCCCCGACCAACTCCGCGCAGCCCAACGCGTCTTCGACCGGACCGGTGGCCTGCACGCCGCCGCCCTCTTCAGCCCCACCGGCGACCTCCTCGACATACGCGAAGACGTCGGCCGCCACAACGCCGTCGACAAACTCATCGGCCGCGCCCTCCAGAACGGCAACCTGCCCCTCTCCAGCACCATCCTGCTCGTCTCCGGCCGCGCCTCCTTCGAACTCGCCCAGAAGGCCGTCATGGCCGGCATCCCCCTCCTCGCCGCCGTCTCGGCCCCCTCCTCCCTCGCCGTCGACCTCGCCACCGAGACCGGCCTCACCCTCGTCGGCTTCCTCCGCGGCCACTCCATGAACGTGTACGCGGGAGAACACCGGCTGGCCCTGGAGGCATCGACCGCCCGGGGCTGA
- a CDS encoding OFA family MFS transporter, whose amino-acid sequence MSPPVAPPGWSRWLVPPAALSVHLSIGQAYAWSVFKPPLESALGLSGTQSALPFQLGIVMLGLSAAFGGTLVERNGPRWAMTVALICFSSGFLLSALGAATEQYWLIVLGYGFVGGIGLGIGYISPVSTLIKWFPDRPGMATGIAIMGFGGGALIASPWSAQMLESFGSDSSGIALAFLVHGLSYAVFMLLGVLLVRVPRGEKPVENAPSAFDGPQVSARGAVRTPQFWCLWIVLCMNVTAGIGILEKAAPMITDFFKDTSTPVSVSAAAGFVALLSAANMAGRIGWSSTSDLIGRKNIYRVYLGVGAAMYGLIALFGDSSKPLFILCALVILSFYGGGFATIPAYLKDLFGTYQVGAIHGRLLTAWSTAGVLGPLIVNWIADRQEEAGKSGSALYGTSFVIMIGLLVVGFVANELVRPVSARHHIPAPREAADVTARQQSESA is encoded by the coding sequence ATGAGTCCCCCTGTCGCGCCGCCGGGCTGGAGCCGCTGGCTCGTCCCCCCGGCCGCTCTCTCGGTCCATCTCTCCATCGGGCAGGCGTACGCCTGGTCCGTGTTCAAGCCGCCGCTCGAGTCCGCGCTCGGTCTCAGCGGCACGCAGAGCGCACTGCCCTTCCAGCTCGGCATCGTGATGCTCGGCCTGTCCGCCGCGTTCGGCGGCACGCTGGTGGAGCGCAACGGGCCGCGCTGGGCGATGACGGTGGCGCTCATCTGCTTCTCGTCCGGCTTCCTGCTGTCCGCGCTGGGGGCGGCCACCGAGCAGTACTGGCTGATCGTCCTCGGCTACGGCTTCGTCGGCGGCATCGGCCTCGGCATCGGCTACATCTCACCGGTGTCCACCCTGATCAAGTGGTTCCCCGACCGGCCCGGCATGGCCACCGGCATCGCCATCATGGGCTTCGGCGGCGGCGCGCTCATCGCCTCGCCCTGGTCGGCGCAGATGCTGGAGTCCTTCGGTTCCGACAGCTCCGGGATCGCCCTCGCGTTCCTCGTGCACGGGCTGTCGTACGCCGTCTTCATGCTGCTCGGGGTCCTGCTGGTGCGCGTACCGCGCGGCGAGAAGCCGGTCGAGAACGCGCCCAGCGCCTTCGACGGCCCCCAGGTCTCGGCGCGGGGCGCGGTGCGCACGCCCCAGTTCTGGTGCCTGTGGATCGTGCTCTGCATGAACGTCACCGCGGGCATCGGCATCCTGGAGAAGGCCGCCCCGATGATCACCGACTTCTTCAAGGACACCTCGACGCCGGTCTCGGTGTCGGCAGCGGCCGGTTTCGTCGCGCTGCTGTCGGCGGCCAACATGGCCGGGCGCATCGGCTGGTCCTCGACGTCCGACCTGATCGGACGCAAGAACATCTACCGCGTCTACCTGGGCGTGGGTGCGGCGATGTACGGGCTCATCGCGCTGTTCGGCGACTCCTCGAAGCCGCTGTTCATCCTGTGCGCGCTGGTGATCCTGTCCTTCTACGGCGGCGGTTTCGCGACGATCCCCGCCTACCTGAAGGACCTCTTCGGGACCTACCAGGTCGGCGCCATCCACGGCCGGCTGCTCACCGCCTGGTCCACGGCCGGTGTCCTCGGCCCGCTCATCGTGAACTGGATCGCCGACCGGCAGGAGGAGGCGGGCAAGAGCGGCTCCGCCCTCTACGGGACGTCGTTCGTGATCATGATCGGGCTGCTCGTCGTCGGTTTCGTCGCCAACGAACTGGTCCGCCCCGTCAGCGCCCGCCACCACATTCCCGCACCGAGGGAGGCCGCCGATGTCACAGCCCGACAGCAGTCAGAGTCCGCCTGA
- a CDS encoding DUF4185 domain-containing protein: protein MPEDARARQRTGTGVGLLLALVLGAVLLTALPDDGGRDGGDCTPLTVGSWSAHDRLTGEFARYGDDGARGDDWTGGDGTHSVRLPDGRLLWLFSDTYLGQVHGPPNPFGESYAWRDTTAPLVRNSAVLMRGGRLESTLPAPLFPDPGPGQWRWPVAARVEPRSPGSDEQVVRVLLWVRTAGSSPWIYGVPTATEVATLSLPGLRVESVTEVLDERRVGDPSRRVLFGTTLVEDGDWTYVFGGDDGRAASRSVSSAYVARVPRGALAEPGAWEYWDGSAWTTGARPRPVLGDGRRTGVGSAFSVVRQDGTYVLFTMAAGTKGLAAVTSYWACSPTGPWHGPEKDFTPSLPAGQVAAYNPQAHLELSGGGRLVLSYDVNWLETTLASAQLSRNVSLYRPRFVTLRLTRTR, encoded by the coding sequence GTGCCCGAGGACGCACGAGCACGACAGCGAACCGGCACCGGCGTCGGTCTGCTGCTGGCGCTGGTGCTCGGAGCCGTGCTGCTCACCGCCCTTCCGGACGACGGCGGGCGGGACGGCGGCGACTGCACCCCGCTCACCGTGGGCTCCTGGTCGGCGCACGACCGGCTCACCGGAGAGTTCGCCCGCTACGGCGACGACGGCGCCCGCGGCGACGACTGGACCGGCGGCGACGGCACCCATTCGGTGCGGCTGCCCGACGGGCGGCTGCTGTGGCTGTTCTCCGACACCTACCTCGGCCAGGTGCACGGCCCGCCCAACCCGTTCGGCGAGTCGTACGCCTGGCGGGACACCACCGCCCCGCTGGTGCGCAACTCGGCAGTGCTGATGCGCGGCGGCCGACTGGAGTCCACCCTGCCGGCGCCCCTGTTCCCCGACCCCGGTCCCGGCCAGTGGCGCTGGCCGGTCGCGGCCCGTGTCGAACCCCGCTCCCCCGGCTCCGACGAGCAGGTCGTCAGGGTGCTGCTGTGGGTGCGGACGGCGGGCAGCTCCCCGTGGATCTACGGCGTCCCGACCGCCACCGAGGTCGCCACGCTCTCGCTGCCCGGCCTGCGCGTCGAGTCGGTCACCGAGGTCCTCGACGAGCGGCGGGTCGGGGACCCGTCCCGGCGGGTGCTGTTCGGGACCACACTGGTCGAGGACGGCGACTGGACGTACGTCTTCGGCGGTGACGACGGCCGGGCCGCGTCCCGGTCCGTGTCCTCGGCCTACGTGGCCCGGGTGCCGAGGGGCGCTCTCGCCGAGCCGGGTGCCTGGGAGTACTGGGACGGCTCGGCCTGGACGACCGGCGCCCGCCCGCGCCCGGTGCTCGGGGACGGGCGGCGCACCGGGGTGGGCAGTGCCTTCTCGGTCGTACGGCAGGACGGCACGTACGTGCTGTTCACCATGGCGGCGGGGACGAAGGGGCTCGCCGCCGTGACCTCGTACTGGGCCTGCTCCCCCACCGGGCCGTGGCACGGGCCGGAGAAGGACTTCACCCCGTCCCTGCCCGCCGGTCAGGTCGCCGCGTACAACCCGCAGGCGCACCTCGAACTGAGCGGCGGGGGACGGCTGGTGCTCAGTTACGACGTCAACTGGCTGGAGACGACCCTGGCGTCGGCGCAGCTCAGCCGGAACGTGTCGCTGTACCGACCGCGGTTCGTGACGCTGCGGCTGACCCGGACGCGCTGA
- a CDS encoding MarR family transcriptional regulator: MAEAPLPAIRSLPSWLLGRAAARGRALVGEALAAEGMKMWHHVVLSAVRDLAPVAQADLGRAVGLDPKDLVGILNDLQSAALVLRRPDPGDRRKNAVTLTGEGARLLKRCERAARQANDELLAPLSTDERAQFMGLLIRISGTEG; the protein is encoded by the coding sequence ATGGCCGAAGCACCCCTGCCCGCGATCCGCTCCCTCCCCAGCTGGCTCCTCGGACGCGCCGCCGCCCGCGGGCGGGCCCTGGTCGGTGAGGCGCTCGCCGCCGAGGGCATGAAGATGTGGCACCACGTGGTGCTCTCCGCCGTCCGCGACCTTGCCCCCGTCGCCCAGGCCGACCTCGGCCGCGCGGTGGGCCTCGACCCCAAGGACCTCGTCGGCATCCTGAACGACCTCCAGTCGGCCGCTCTCGTCCTGCGCAGGCCCGACCCCGGGGACCGCCGCAAGAACGCGGTCACCCTCACCGGCGAGGGGGCACGGCTGCTGAAACGCTGCGAGCGGGCCGCCCGCCAGGCCAACGACGAGCTGCTCGCCCCCCTCTCCACGGACGAACGCGCCCAGTTCATGGGCCTGTTGATCCGGATCTCCGGCACGGAGGGCTGA
- a CDS encoding sialidase family protein: MTSSRARLRSSLTAVSATAALLALPGTAHARPPSGAPGFEQQILFKADRDPGYACFRIPAIVRTTGGTLLAFAEGRVLNCGDATDIDIVLKRSTDGGRTWGPLQVVDEGGGDTHGNPAPVVDRGTGRVLLAETYNTGRADSGNCRAPCDRTPHLRYSDDDGRTWSAPRDLSDEILPPSPTSWYATGPVHGIQLGHGPHAGRLVFGVNAETWDGSRVSANHAALVVSDDGGEHWRVGATDSWPVAADGTFRQKPSEVTLTERADGSVLVSGREQDGTDLGHRTQALSTDGGDSFTAPFRAVPDLYAPQVQCATLGLGARLLLSCPADPDRRRTMTIRSSYDGGRTWDTPDRATVVTTDWSGYSDMAPVDEDTVGLLYEGGVADARDEIRFARFSEDSLTPRRGPDPTTPDRAPLAPPAAVLGGARERTGVVGGALGFDGADDAVRLPYREELPLGARDFTASLWFRYTAAAGEQPMLWMGGVGPTQPQVWLRGEPASGRVRGLITVREGATTVRTATVSVNGAYNDGRWHHLALRRGGGRLTLFVDATAVGAPDVPGSVSRNAPFGVHIGQRMDGRAHFTGAIDEVRVWDRALSDAEITGAGAVSGDAVLWLPMDRVDVSR, from the coding sequence GTGACGTCGAGTCGCGCACGTCTGAGATCCTCCCTGACCGCCGTGTCCGCCACCGCCGCCCTCCTCGCCCTGCCGGGCACCGCGCACGCCCGGCCCCCGTCCGGCGCACCGGGGTTCGAGCAGCAGATCCTTTTCAAGGCCGACCGGGATCCCGGTTACGCCTGCTTCCGCATCCCGGCGATCGTGAGGACGACCGGCGGCACCCTGCTCGCGTTCGCCGAGGGGCGGGTCCTCAACTGCGGGGACGCCACCGACATCGACATCGTCCTCAAACGGTCCACGGACGGCGGCCGCACCTGGGGCCCCCTCCAGGTGGTCGACGAGGGCGGGGGCGACACCCACGGGAACCCCGCTCCGGTCGTGGACCGAGGGACGGGCCGCGTCCTGCTGGCCGAGACGTACAACACGGGCCGTGCGGACAGCGGGAACTGCCGGGCACCCTGCGACCGCACCCCGCACCTCCGGTACAGCGACGACGACGGCCGCACCTGGTCCGCGCCCCGCGACCTGAGCGACGAGATCCTGCCCCCGTCCCCCACCTCCTGGTACGCCACCGGCCCCGTGCACGGCATCCAGCTCGGCCACGGCCCGCATGCCGGGCGGCTGGTGTTCGGTGTCAACGCCGAGACGTGGGACGGCAGCCGGGTGAGCGCGAACCACGCGGCGCTGGTGGTGAGCGACGACGGCGGCGAGCACTGGCGGGTCGGCGCCACCGACTCCTGGCCGGTCGCCGCCGACGGCACCTTCCGGCAGAAGCCCTCCGAGGTCACGCTCACCGAGCGCGCCGACGGCTCCGTCCTCGTCAGCGGACGCGAACAGGACGGCACCGACCTCGGCCACCGCACCCAGGCCCTCAGCACCGACGGCGGCGACAGCTTCACCGCCCCTTTCCGGGCCGTCCCGGACCTGTACGCGCCGCAGGTCCAGTGCGCCACCCTCGGTCTGGGCGCGCGCCTGCTGCTGTCCTGCCCGGCGGACCCGGACCGGCGCCGCACGATGACGATCCGCTCCTCCTACGACGGCGGCCGCACCTGGGACACCCCCGACCGTGCCACGGTCGTCACCACCGACTGGTCCGGCTACTCCGACATGGCCCCGGTCGACGAGGACACGGTGGGTCTGCTGTACGAGGGCGGGGTCGCGGACGCGCGCGACGAGATCCGCTTCGCCCGCTTCTCCGAGGACTCGCTGACACCGCGCCGCGGCCCCGACCCGACCACTCCGGACCGCGCTCCCCTCGCCCCTCCCGCGGCCGTGCTCGGCGGCGCCCGCGAGCGGACCGGGGTCGTCGGCGGGGCCCTGGGATTCGACGGTGCCGACGACGCCGTACGACTGCCGTATCGCGAGGAACTCCCGCTCGGCGCCCGGGACTTCACCGCGTCGCTGTGGTTCCGGTACACCGCCGCGGCCGGGGAGCAGCCCATGCTGTGGATGGGCGGCGTCGGCCCCACCCAGCCGCAGGTGTGGCTGCGCGGGGAACCGGCGAGCGGCCGGGTGCGCGGGCTGATCACCGTCCGGGAGGGCGCGACGACCGTGCGGACCGCGACGGTGAGCGTGAACGGCGCGTACAACGACGGCCGGTGGCACCACCTGGCCCTGCGCCGGGGCGGCGGCAGGCTCACGCTCTTCGTCGACGCCACGGCGGTCGGCGCACCGGACGTGCCGGGTTCGGTCAGCCGCAACGCGCCGTTCGGTGTGCACATCGGACAGCGCATGGACGGCCGGGCCCACTTCACCGGCGCGATCGACGAGGTCCGGGTGTGGGACCGGGCCCTGAGCGACGCGGAGATCACCGGCGCGGGCGCCGTCTCCGGGGACGCCGTCCTGTGGCTGCCCATGGACCGGGTGGACGTGAGCCGCTAA